From one Chanodichthys erythropterus isolate Z2021 chromosome 3, ASM2448905v1, whole genome shotgun sequence genomic stretch:
- the LOC137017380 gene encoding nuclear body protein SP140-like protein isoform X1: MGVSGQMDPLDFLTNEQLLLFLRRKKTEISCIEQPHAFLTQLRDHDLMPEKLFEKVKGMRTREQKQKGVYDVLDRLEKEKPQCVHKFWHCVFKHHILQLYPTLQLLRNSLLDGSFEFYENCLDVETQTEKSEGKEEKGKKKKNTRKRNNDDRSTEDSDDPGPSSASTPTRKKRAKKPSFSTPVKKGEKAEMWTWPIYKTQLPVNCGDKKGTLYRDKLPKGEKCILFQGRWFTPSAFEKFGGKERCKNWKVSIRCRNTPLKKLIEEDHLQCPPMERRKRKCAPKNMKEQFPVISAESSSAGEHQSSTLIHTLSAVCLNAAMCFIPQDSETSITLDEESDAEDFEEHRGRGGGTEFRGRVEDEEEEEEMTDLSVFQAPSLPVTCVSLTGTLYKDRFASGSRGKCIRTEESWFTPAEFVNQEQTLTEGHWKKDILCHGKTLNFLLKKEILRIHSLLCECFKCSCQLEDLMEQNNDDVCYVCHSGGDLVCCDECPRAFHSHCHLPAVDEDSPGEWICTFCVLRTSQQWRDSSSMTEQEAFNAPVSQYRLHCHYLLLCVYKEDTQRVFVEDPRKTVSRYSQFISQPMWLDRIKLKLESDEYQTVEAFVSDFQLIFSNCSTFNKDNEFGQMGAKLKEMFEKEFQKIFTIQ; the protein is encoded by the exons ATGGGAGTCAGCGGCCAAATGGACCCGTTAGACTTTCTAACGAATGAGCAGTTGCTACTTTTTCTTCGCCGTAAGAAGACAGAGATTTCGTGCATTGAACAACCGCACGCATTTCTCACTCAGCTGCGCGACCACGACCTGATGCCGGAGAAACTCTTTGAG AAGGTGAAAGGGATGCGCACCCGTGAGCAGAAGCAGAAGGGCGTCTATGATGTTCTGGACCGGCTGGAGAAAGAGAAACCCCAGTGTGTGCATAAGTTCTGGCACTGTGTGTTCAAACATCATATCCTGCAGCTTTACCCGACACTACAACTGCTCAGAAACAGCCTGCTGGACG gCTCCTTCGAATTCTATGAGAATTGTCTAGATGTTGAGACACAGACGGAGAAGAGTGAAGGAAAGGAGGagaaaggaaagaaaaagaaaaacactagAAAGAGAAATAATGATGATAGAAGTACTGAGGATAGTGATGATCCGGGTCCTTCCTCTGCTTCCACACCCACTCGAAAGAAACGAGCCAAGAAACCCTCATTCT CGACTCCTGTGAAGAAAGGAGAAAAAGCAGAGATGTGGACGTGGCCTATTTATAAAACTCAGCTGCCTGTAAACTGTGGGGATAAAAAGGGCACTCTCTATCGGGACAAACTGCCCAAAG GGGAGAAGTGCATTTTGTTCCAGGGACGCTGGTTCACCCCATCTGCTTTTGAGAAGTTTGGGGGGAAGGAAAGGTGCAAAAATTGGAAAGTCAGCATCCGCTGCAGAAACACACCACTTAAGAAACTCATAGAG GAGGACCATCTTCAGTGTCCACCGATGGAGAGGAGAAAGAGGAAATGTGCCCCAAAA AACATGAAAGAGCAGTTTCCTGTCATCTCAGCTGAGAGCTCCAGTGCAGGTGAGCACCAATCATCCACGCTCATTCACACGCTCTctgctgtctgtctgaatgCAGCGATGTGTTTTATTCCTCAAGACTCAGAAACCAGCATCACTTTGGATGAGGAAAGTGATGCTGAAGATTTCGAGGAACATAGAGGGAGAGGAGGAGGAACAGAGTTTAGAGGGAGGGTtgaggatgaggaggaggaagaagagatGACAGATCTGTCAGTTTTCCAGGCTCCCTCTTTACCAGTCACCTGTGTTTCActtactgggactctatacaaAGACAGGTTTGCATCAG GGAGTCGTGGGAAGTGTATAAGGACCGAGGAAAGCTGGTTCACTCCGGCGGAATTTGTGAATCAGGAACAAACTCTCACTGAAGGACACTGGAAAAAAGATATACTGTGCCATGGAAAAACTCTCAACTTTTTACTCAAG AAAGAGATCCTACGCATCCATTCTCTTCTGTGTGAATGTTTTAAATGCAGTTGTCAACTAGAAGACCTG ATGGAACAGAACAATGACGATGTTTGTTACGTGTGTCACTCTGGGGGAGATCTTGTGTGTTGTGACGAGTGTCCACGAGCTTTTCATTCACACTGTCACCTACCAGCTGTGGACGAAGACTCACCtgg ggAATGGATATGTACCTTTTGCGTGTTAAGAACCAGTCAGCAATGGCGTGACTCCAGTAGCATGACTGAACAAGAAGCTTTCAACGCTCCAGTGTCGCAATACAGATTG CACTGCCACTATCTCCTGTTATGTGTGTACAAGGAGGACACTCAGAGGGTGTTTGTAGAGGATCCACGCAAAACA gtGTCCAGATACTCTCAGTTCATTTCTCAGCCAATGTGGCTGGACAGAATAAAGCTAAAGTTGGAAAGTGACGAGTATCAGACGGTTGAAGCATTTGTCTCTGACTTTCAGCTCATTTTCAGCAATTGCAGCACATTCAACAAG GACAATGAGTTTGGGCAAATGGGTGCCAAGCTGAAGGAAATGTTTGAGAAGGAGTTCCAGAAAATCTTCACTATCCAATAA
- the LOC137017380 gene encoding nuclear body protein SP140-like protein isoform X2 — protein MGVSGQMDPLDFLTNEQLLLFLRRKKTEISCIEQPHAFLTQLRDHDLMPEKLFEKVKGMRTREQKQKGVYDVLDRLEKEKPQCVHKFWHCVFKHHILQLYPTLQLLRNSLLDGSFEFYENCLDVETQTEKSEGKEEKGKKKKNTRKRNNDDRSTEDSDDPGPSSASTPTRKKRAKKPSFSTPVKKGEKAEMWTWPIYKTQLPVNCGDKKGTLYRDKLPKGEKCILFQGRWFTPSAFEKFGGKERCKNWKVSIRCRNTPLKKLIEEDHLQCPPMERRKRKCAPKNMKEQFPVISAESSSADSETSITLDEESDAEDFEEHRGRGGGTEFRGRVEDEEEEEEMTDLSVFQAPSLPVTCVSLTGTLYKDRFASGSRGKCIRTEESWFTPAEFVNQEQTLTEGHWKKDILCHGKTLNFLLKKEILRIHSLLCECFKCSCQLEDLMEQNNDDVCYVCHSGGDLVCCDECPRAFHSHCHLPAVDEDSPGEWICTFCVLRTSQQWRDSSSMTEQEAFNAPVSQYRLHCHYLLLCVYKEDTQRVFVEDPRKTVSRYSQFISQPMWLDRIKLKLESDEYQTVEAFVSDFQLIFSNCSTFNKDNEFGQMGAKLKEMFEKEFQKIFTIQ, from the exons ATGGGAGTCAGCGGCCAAATGGACCCGTTAGACTTTCTAACGAATGAGCAGTTGCTACTTTTTCTTCGCCGTAAGAAGACAGAGATTTCGTGCATTGAACAACCGCACGCATTTCTCACTCAGCTGCGCGACCACGACCTGATGCCGGAGAAACTCTTTGAG AAGGTGAAAGGGATGCGCACCCGTGAGCAGAAGCAGAAGGGCGTCTATGATGTTCTGGACCGGCTGGAGAAAGAGAAACCCCAGTGTGTGCATAAGTTCTGGCACTGTGTGTTCAAACATCATATCCTGCAGCTTTACCCGACACTACAACTGCTCAGAAACAGCCTGCTGGACG gCTCCTTCGAATTCTATGAGAATTGTCTAGATGTTGAGACACAGACGGAGAAGAGTGAAGGAAAGGAGGagaaaggaaagaaaaagaaaaacactagAAAGAGAAATAATGATGATAGAAGTACTGAGGATAGTGATGATCCGGGTCCTTCCTCTGCTTCCACACCCACTCGAAAGAAACGAGCCAAGAAACCCTCATTCT CGACTCCTGTGAAGAAAGGAGAAAAAGCAGAGATGTGGACGTGGCCTATTTATAAAACTCAGCTGCCTGTAAACTGTGGGGATAAAAAGGGCACTCTCTATCGGGACAAACTGCCCAAAG GGGAGAAGTGCATTTTGTTCCAGGGACGCTGGTTCACCCCATCTGCTTTTGAGAAGTTTGGGGGGAAGGAAAGGTGCAAAAATTGGAAAGTCAGCATCCGCTGCAGAAACACACCACTTAAGAAACTCATAGAG GAGGACCATCTTCAGTGTCCACCGATGGAGAGGAGAAAGAGGAAATGTGCCCCAAAA AACATGAAAGAGCAGTTTCCTGTCATCTCAGCTGAGAGCTCCAGTGCAG ACTCAGAAACCAGCATCACTTTGGATGAGGAAAGTGATGCTGAAGATTTCGAGGAACATAGAGGGAGAGGAGGAGGAACAGAGTTTAGAGGGAGGGTtgaggatgaggaggaggaagaagagatGACAGATCTGTCAGTTTTCCAGGCTCCCTCTTTACCAGTCACCTGTGTTTCActtactgggactctatacaaAGACAGGTTTGCATCAG GGAGTCGTGGGAAGTGTATAAGGACCGAGGAAAGCTGGTTCACTCCGGCGGAATTTGTGAATCAGGAACAAACTCTCACTGAAGGACACTGGAAAAAAGATATACTGTGCCATGGAAAAACTCTCAACTTTTTACTCAAG AAAGAGATCCTACGCATCCATTCTCTTCTGTGTGAATGTTTTAAATGCAGTTGTCAACTAGAAGACCTG ATGGAACAGAACAATGACGATGTTTGTTACGTGTGTCACTCTGGGGGAGATCTTGTGTGTTGTGACGAGTGTCCACGAGCTTTTCATTCACACTGTCACCTACCAGCTGTGGACGAAGACTCACCtgg ggAATGGATATGTACCTTTTGCGTGTTAAGAACCAGTCAGCAATGGCGTGACTCCAGTAGCATGACTGAACAAGAAGCTTTCAACGCTCCAGTGTCGCAATACAGATTG CACTGCCACTATCTCCTGTTATGTGTGTACAAGGAGGACACTCAGAGGGTGTTTGTAGAGGATCCACGCAAAACA gtGTCCAGATACTCTCAGTTCATTTCTCAGCCAATGTGGCTGGACAGAATAAAGCTAAAGTTGGAAAGTGACGAGTATCAGACGGTTGAAGCATTTGTCTCTGACTTTCAGCTCATTTTCAGCAATTGCAGCACATTCAACAAG GACAATGAGTTTGGGCAAATGGGTGCCAAGCTGAAGGAAATGTTTGAGAAGGAGTTCCAGAAAATCTTCACTATCCAATAA